The uncultured Celeribacter sp. genome includes the window TAATTCCAGTTGGTCCAGTAGAGCACCTTGCTGCGGTGACGCTCTTCCCATTCCTGCCGCAACGGCGCGAAATTCTCGTAGACGTCGCGGCACACGAGTTGAAGCTCATCGGCGCGCTCCATGCGGAAATACCATTCAAGGCCGCGTGTGACCGGCAGTTCGGCCTGATAATAGCCCGGCGCGATCAGGGTCATTTCGCTGGTGCCGTCGCGCACCGCGCCGAGATGTTCGCCGACCTTGTTGAGGCTTCCGGCCCAGTAATATTTGACGCCGATCTCGCCATTGCTGCGATTTGCCAGTTCTTCGAGGAACCAGCGATCGACCCAGGACGGTCCCGCGGTTTCGCTCACATAGCTGTCGAATTTCAGCGAGGTTGCCGCATGGGCAAGACCGGGCAGACCCGAGATCAGCCCCGCGCCTGCGAATGCTCCTGTGGATTTCAGAAAGTCACGTCTTTTCATGGGTATCTCCTCCGTTGGTGCCGGGCTCCTCCTGCCCGGAGATGTTGTGTAATTATGCCGGTGTCGGCTCATGTCCTGTGCGCGTTCTCAGCGCGGTTTTCAGAACCTTGCCGTAGCTGTTCTTCGGCAGCTCGTGGACGAACTGGTAGCGTTTCGGACGTTTGAAAGCGGCAATCTGCTGGCGGCACCAGCTGTCGAGCTCAGGCTCACTGGCACTCTTGCCTGGTTCGAACACGACATAGGCCACGACCTGCTCTCCCCAATCCGGTTCCGGTTCGCCAATGACGGCGATCTCGAACACGGCCGGATGCGCCAAAAGCGCCTCCTCAACCTCGCGCGGATAGATATTTGTGCCACCTGAAATAATGACATCCTTGGAGCGGTCAGTGAGGTAGAGAAAGCCGTCTTCATCGAGATGGCCCAGATCTCCGGTATGCAGCCAACCGTGTTGCAAGGCTTGCTGGCTGGCCGGTTCGTTCTGCCAATAGCCGGTCATGACGGTTGGCCCCCGGACACAGATTTCCCCGGTATGCCCCGCAGACAAAACCTCTCCATCGGAGCCCAGAACCGCAAGTGTGACAGCCCCCTGCGCAATACCGACAGAGGCGCGCCTCGCCTTCCAACGCGGGTGGGTCTGATCTGCGACGAGATCGCGGGGCAGGACAGAGATGGTCATGGGTGTTTCGCCCTGACCGTAAATCTGCACAAAGCGCGGACCGAAACAGGCGAGAGCTTCGTCAATGTCATGGGCATACATCGGCCCGCCGCCATAGATGATCGTACGGATGCCCTTGCCGTCGTAGCCCTGTTGCTTTGCCGTGGCGATCAGCCGTTTGACCATCGTGGGTGCCGCAAAGAACACGAGATTGCCGCGGGTCTGGGCGAGCGCGATGATCTCGGCGCTGTCGAACCCAGAGGACGCAGGGATGAGATGCGCCCCGCCTGCCCGGATTTGCGCGAACATGTAAAGCCCCGCGCCGTGAGACATGGGAGCGGCGTAGAGCATGTGATCCTCAGCCCGGGCCGCATCCACGTCGAGCGCATAGCACAGGGTCATGTGCCGCAGATTGTCATGGCTGAGCATGACCCCTTTGGGCGTCCCGGTGGTGCCGGAGGTGTAGAACAGCCAAGCAAGTTCCTGTGCTCCAACCGACTTGGGCGGCGTGAATGTGTCCAGCTCAGGCACCGGCGCAGCGAGCCTCGCCTCGGCGACATCCTCCTGCGTCGCGAAAACAGTGCCGCTCTCCGTCAAGGTCAGCGCCGCCCCTGAATCGCGGATGATCCACTCGGCTTCGCGGGCATGCAGTTTGCAATTCACCGGCACGACGACAGCTCCGAGCCACCAGCAGGCATGTAGCACCTCGATGTACTCGGGGGCATTCTTTGCGAAAATGGCAACCCGGTCGCCCTTTGCGATCCCATGCTCCGCATGCAACCAAGCTGCACGATTGCAGACGGATTGCAAAAGTCCGTGATAGGTCTGGCGCAGGCTGTCGCCATCGAAAAGCGCCGGACGGTCGGGCCATGACAAGGCAGTCTGATACAGCCAATTTGCGATATTCATTGTCTTCACAAGTCCCAAATCATATTCAAGCGCGATCGGCTTGCAGGATCGTCGCGTAGTTGGCGACGGCCGCACCACCCATGTTGAAAGCGAGGCCCCATTCCGCACCAACTCGCTGAATGTCTCCCGCACGTCCGGTCAATTGCCGGAAGCCCAGAGCATGCATCGACACGCCGGTTGCGCCGACCGGATGGCCTTTGGCCTTCAGCCCGCCAGACAGGTTCACCGGGGTACGCCCGTCCGCATATACCGTGCCCTCATCAAGAGCCCTTACCCCCTGCCCCTTTGGCGCAAGCCCCATCGCTTCGTAGATCAGAAGTTCTGCCGGGGTGAAACAGTCATGAACCTCTGCGAAATTCAGATCCGCGACCGTGATCCCGGCTGCGTCATAGGCCGCGCGAATGGCGCGCTCCGGCCCTTCGAAGGCCACAAAATCGCGGCGACTCATCGGCAGAAAGTCGGACACATGCTCGGCTGCGGCAATCCGCACGCGGGCAGCTGCGTCCCCGGCATGGGCATTGGCAGCGCTCAAAACGATCGCCGCGGCACCGTCCGTGACCAGAGAGCAATCGCTCAATCGCAGAGGCGGTGCGATCAGCGGGTTTCTCTCGCTCACCTCGCGGCAGAACTCATAGGTCAGCGGCTTATGCATATGCGCCAACGGGTTTTTCATCGCATTTTCATGGTTCTTCGCCGCGATGCGCGCCATCGTGTCCAGCGGATCGCCATAGCGTGCCGCATATTGGTCTGCCGCAATGGCAAAGACTTGCGGAAAACTCAGAGCGGCCTCGTTCGCATCATTTTGATACCCCGCCCCGGCCAGAGCCGTCGTGACATCTTCTGTCGACCTATGCGTCATCTTTTCGGCCCCGACGACAAGGACGTTCCGCGCCTGGCCTGCTCGGATGGCGTTCAGTCCGGCGTGAATCGCGGCCGCACCAGAGGCGCAGGCGTTTTCGCACCGCGCCGCTGGTGTAAAGCGGAGGTCGGGATGCGTCTGTAGGATCAAGGAGGAGGCAAACCCGTCGGGAACGAGTCCGGAATTGAAATGACCGAGAAAAATGGCGTCAATCTCAGAGGGAGGAATCTGTGCCTCCTCAAGAGCTTCACGCGCTGCCTCAACGATCAGCGTTTCGAGCGTGGCGTCGAGGCGACCAAACCGGGTGTGGCCGGAGCCGGTGATATAAATGTCGTGGGTCATGTAACGTCCTCCCACGACAAACGTGATGCAAAAAACACATGGTAGCCATTCGTAGAACTACGTATAAAAATACGTATCACTTACGTAGATGCAAATGCAGCGAAAGGAAAACCCGATGGATTTCGACCGGATATCTGAGACCGACCTCAATTTGACGGGTTTCATGGATGCTCCGATCGGCCTCATGGTCCTGTCAAATCGCAAAATTCAGCGCGTGAATACGGAGATGGAGCGAATTTTCGGCTGGACCCGTGACGAACTGGAAGGGCAATCGATCCGCATCCTCTATCCCTCCAGCGTCGATTATGAAAAGACAGGCACCCGCTGGCGGCGCTGGCTGGACGGACGGCCGCGCTACACGGACGAGCGCTTCATGCAATGCCGTAGCGGTGAGATCATCTGGACCCGAGCGTCAGGCCGGACACTGACGCCCACCGATCCCTTTCGGCTGATGGTTTGGACGTTTGAGCATCTGGAACATCGCCCTCCGAATTCCGCCACATTGACGCCCAGAGAGCGCGAAGTCGCCCGACATATCGTGAACGGGTACACCAGCAAGGAAACCGGCCTGGCGATGGGAATATCGCCCCGAACCGTAGAGGTTCATCGCAGTTCCGTGATGAAAAAGCTGGGGGTGCAAAATGCTGCGGAACTCGTTGCGAAAATGATTGTACAGAACTGACAGGAGCCAGTCTGCGAGATGCAGGACCAGCAGCAATTATTGGGTTAGATCGCGCCCCTAGATACAGCGATGAAAACTTGCATGGGCCGTGAGCGAGAACGGGTAAAGGGCCTATTTTTAAAAAATCTAGTGCTCGATCGAAACGTAAGTTACTGATTCAATTTTCTGGGATCGTCAAGTTATTGCCCTCCGCAGGGCAGTTATGTAGCTCAGTGCGATGATCAGTCAGATTTCCGCACCGCGCCTGAAAGGCCACCGCTTTCCGCGCTCCATCATTTCCTACGCGGTCTGGGCGTATTATCGCTTCTCGCTTAGCCTGCGTGATGACGAGGATCTGCTGGCCGAACGCGGTATCGTGGTGAGCTATGAGGCGATCCGGGCATGGGTGGGAAAATTCGGACCGCAGATCGCGAAACGGGTTCGCGCTACGCGCCCGCGGCCCGCCGACAAATGGCATCTGGACGAGGTGGTGATCATGATCAACGGCGTGCGACACTGGCTGTGGCGCGCCGTGGACAGCAACGGCGAAGTTCTCGACATCCGCGTGCAAACGCGCCGCAATGCGCGGGCGGCGAAGCGTTTCATTTCACGGCTGATCGCCCGCTGGGGTGAGCCCCGCGTCATCGTGACGGACAAGCTGCGCAGCTACGGCGCGGCCCTGCGGCAGCTCGGGCTGAACGTGGATCACCGGGCGCACAAGGGACTGAACAATCGTATTGAGGGATCGCACAGACCCACGCGAAAGCGCGAGAATTTCAAATCGGCAAGGCAGGCGCAAAGGTTCCTCTGCGCCCACGATGAAACCGCCAACCTGTTCCGCTCTCGCCACCACAAGATGACTGCCTCCAGATACCGTCAGAGCCTCGCCGCCGCGTTCGAGCGCTGGAACGACTGTGCGAAAAGCATAGCCGCGTGACAGAAGGTAGCGCACCCCCACTTTCGATCCCGGGAAACAACTTGACGATCCCCGCGACACGGGTGCGGCAGAGGCGAAAAACACAGCCTCAGATCAGGATCGGTACGAAGGCAATCATGAGATACACAAACAACAGCATCCCGAGATAGGGCAGAACCGCGCGGGCGATGCGTTCGATCGGCAGACGCGCCGTTGTGGAGGCGACAAAGAGGTTGATCGCAACCGGCGGCGTGACCATGCCAATGGCCAGGCCGACCACGATGATGATGCCGAAATGCACGGTGCTCAGACCAAGCTGCGCCGCGAGAGGCAGGAGCATCGGGGTCAGGATGATCAGGGCCGAGGCCGTTTCAAGGAACACCCCCGCCACGAGGATCACCGCCATCACCAGAAGCAACAGCACATAGGTATTGGAGGACAAGGACAGTGCCGCAGAGGCGATCTGGTTCGGCACCTGCCAGCTTGACAGTGTCCAGCTCAGGATCGAGGAGGCCGCAATCACAAACATGATGACGGAGGTGGTGACGCCTGCACGGATGATGATGCGATAAAGCTGTTTCAGGGTCAGGTCGCGGTAGATGAAAAGCGACACGAGGATGGCGTAATCCACCGCAATCACGGCGGCTTCGGACGGAGTGAAAATGCCCGAAAATATCCCACCGAGAATGATCAGCGGCGCCATCAGCCCCCAGCTGGCCGAAATAAATGTGCGGCCAATGGTTTTCAGGTTGAACGCGGTCCCGCGCGGATAGGCGCGGCGGTGGCCTTGAATGAGCGCAATGAAGATCAGCCCCACGCCCATGGCGATGCCGGGGATAAAGCCATTCAGAAACAACTCGCGCACGGATTCCTGCGCGATCACAGCATAGATGATCATCGGCACGGACGGTGGGATCACCACGCCGATGGTGCCCGCAGCGGCAATGAGCGAGGCGGCCGACGCCGGATCATAGCCTTTGCGCTTCAGTTCCGGCACAAGGCTGGCGCCCACGGCGGCGGTTGTCGCCGCACCGGAGCCCGAGATTGCGGCAAAGAACATGCCTGCAAGAACGGAGACGATGGAGAGCCCGCCTTTGATAAAGCCGAACATGCTGTCGGCAAAGGCCACAAGGCGTTTGGAAATTTCGCCCTGCGCCATGACATCGCCCGCCAGAACGAACATCGGCACGGCGACGAGGGCAAAGGAATTGATGCCAGAGAACATCTGTTGCGGCACGACCATCAAAGGCACGCCGGAGAGGTTAAGCGCGCTCATGGTCGCTGCGCCGATCACGATGGCGACCGGAATGCCCAGAAGCAGGAAAAGAGCGAAAAGGCCGGCAAGCACGAGACTCATTGTACTGTCTCCTGAGCCGCATTCTGATCGACATCCCTGTCGATTTCACTATGGGCCTCTCGCATCGGCTGTCCGGCCAAAAGCCGGATCAGGTCGATCACCGACAACCCCGCCATGACCAGTGCGGCAAAGGGCATGACGGCATAGACATAGGTCATGCTGAGCCGCAATGAGGGCGATTTTTGAAAACTCTGCATGTTCATATATTGCCAGCCGATTTTGGCCAGCGTCAGGAGGAACACGATCGTGACCAGAACCGCCGCGCCGGAGACGATCCGGCGCAACGCAGGCGGCAGGTTGTCACGCAGAACCGTGACCGCGATATGCCGCCCCTGTTGATAGGCCAGCGCAGCGCCGAGAAAGGTGATCCAGATCAGCAGAAATCTTGCGACCTCTTCCGTCCAGCCCACCGAGGTGAAGAACACCCGCGACACGATCTGAAGCGTGATCACCGCCGTCAGTCCCGCCATACCCGCGAAAACCACGGGCTTGAGGAGTGTCCCCACCAGTCTGTCCAGCCACGCCAGCCCTTTGAGCATCTTACTTCAGCGCCTCTTGGATGCGCGGCAGATAGTCGCCGAATTTCTCGCCGTATTTGTCATAGACCGGCTGCACAGCGGCGGAGAAGGCCGCGAGGTCCGCATCTTCGACCACATTCATGCCCGCGTCTTTGAGGGCGGCCAGTTGCTCTTCTTCAAGCTCGGCGTTGAGCGCGCGCTCGTATTCGGCCGCCTCTTGTGCCGCGGCAGCGATGATGTCCTGCGTCTCTTCAGAGAGCTGGTTCCATTTCGGCATGCCCATCACAAAGATCGCCGGCGCGTAGGTGTGACGCGTCATGGTCATGTTGGTCTGGGTTTCGTTCAGCTTGAAGGAATAGACCACACCGACCGGGTTTTCCTGGCCGTCGATGGTGTTTTGCTGCATGCCGGTCAGGGCCTCGGTCCAGGCCATCGGGATCGCGTCGGCCCCCAGTTCACGGAAGCTGTCGATATAGACCGGGTTTTCCATCACGCGGATGCGCAGCCCGTCGAGATCGGCAGGCGTGTTCACCGGGCGCTTCGAATTGGTCAGGTTGCGGAACCCGCGCTCGGCATAGGCGAGACCTTTGAGGTTGACCTCTTCGAGGCGACCCAAAAGCTCCTGGCCGATTTCCCCATCAAGGACGTTGTAGGCCGCTTCGGGAGAGGGGAAGAGGAACGGCAGTTCAAAAACGGCGATATCTTCGAGGAAGTTCGCGACAGGACCGTTGGTGATGACGCCCATATCAACCGTGCCGATTTGCATGCCTTCGAGCAAAGTGCGCTCGTCGCCCAGCGTGGCGTTCGGGAAAATCTCGACGGTGATGGCGCCGTCGGAGCGCTCGGAGACCAGTTCCTGAAACTTCACGGCGGCGGTGTGATAGGCGTCCTGTTCGTTGACCACATGCGCCAGACGCAGGGTGACGGGATCAATATCCGCCATGGCCGGAAGCGCAGTAAGAGTTGCCGCAGCGAATGCTGCCGCTTTGATAAAGGATGTCATAGATGTCCTCCCAGACAAGTAAAAGAAGAGCGCCCGCCGACGCCCGTTGCAAGACCCACTCCGACGCGCCCGTCTGGCGTCACATGATGCAGTGCGAAGACCCTCGTGAAGACCTGCGGAAAAGCATTTAGCTGCGGAAAACGGCGCCGGATTGCAGATTTATTGCGCATATGGCGGAAAAAAGCATCAAGATGCAACCCAACATCACGTTTGCCGGAGCGCTTCACATCCCCTGTGCCTTTTCAAACAAATCTCTGCCACGGGAGTTTCAGGCAGAGGTGTGGCCCAATCGCTGAGAGAGACGCTGGTGCAATCCAGCCCGCTTCGCACGGCATCTTCGACCATTGTCCCCTCTGGGTTTGCGCGCATCCTGTGCTACATTTCCACCGGGAGGCGACGCGCCATGAAGCAAGTGCCATGAAACACGCACGGCATGTCGAAGAGATCGGGCAGGTGCTCGACGGCGGCCAGACCGGGCGGGACAATTTTGTCTCGGCCTCCTGGCGGCGTTGTGTTGAGCTTTACGGCATGGATCCGATGCGTTCGGATCCGGCCTATATCGTGACCGATGCGGAATTGCGCGACCACCGCAAACAGGCCGAATGGCTGATCGCGACCGCGCGCACGGGACTGCAATCTCTGTTTCGGCAAGTGGCCGGGCAAAATTACGTTCTGTTGCTGACCGATGCCAAGGGCGTCTGCGTCGACTTTTTTGGCGACGATCTCTTTACCGAGGATCTGCGCAGTGCGGGCCTCTATCTCGGATCGAACTGGTCCGAGGATCTGGCCGGAACCTGCGGTGTCGGCGCCTGTATCGTCACGCAAGAGCCGGTGACCGTGCATCAGGACGATCATTTCGGCAATGCCCATGTGGCCCTGTCTTGTACCGCGGCGCCGATCTTCGACAGCCTCGGGCAATTGGCCGCCGTGCTCGATATTTCGCTTCTGCGCTCCCCCACCCCCAAAAGCAGCCAGAACTTGGCGATGAGCCTCGTCACCTCCGCCGCGCGCCGCGTCGAGATGGCCAATCTGATGGCCGAAAGCCCGCGCGACTGGGTGCTGCGCCTGTCGTCCAGCCCGGAGTTCCTCGATGTGGACCCCGAAGCCGCCGTGCGGCTGGACGGCTCGGGTCGGGTGCTGGGCTATACCCGTGCGGCGCGACGGTTGTTCCCCGAAACGGGGCAAATTCTCGGGCGCCGGATCGACGAGGTCCTGAGTGTCAGCGTCGATGATCTGCCGGATCTGATGCGCGACCGTCCCACCGAAGAGCGGGTGATCGAGATGCGCGACGGTGGAGCCCTCTTTGGCCATGCCATTGCGCCGAAGGCCCCGCGACAAGCGCATCCGGGAATGCGGCGCGGCGGGGCTTTGGCCGGTCTGACCGGCGGCGACCCGGACATGGCCCGGCTTTTGGGTCAGGCGGAACGGTTGGCCCCGGGAAACGTCCCGCTATGGATCACCGGGGAAACCGGCACCGGCAAGACCAAACTCGCCCGTGCGATCCACATGATGAGCAAGGCGCAGGGCTTCATCAGCCTCGAATGCGCCACACTGCGCCCGGAGGACATCGCCGATCTGTGCCTCGACACGGTGAGCCTGACGACGCTTCTTTTGCGCCGGGTCGAGGAGTTGAGCGACGAGACGGCCATCGCCCTGAGCGGTTTGCTCGACCGCCGCCCTGATCTTCGGACGCTTTCCACAAGCTGCCTCGACCCGGCCCGGATCCATTTGCCCCGCACACTGTTCCACCGGTTGGCGGGCTACGTTCTCAGCGTGCCGCCGCTCAGGATGCGGCGCGATCTCGACTGGCTGATGTCGCGCCATCTGCGGCGCCATACCGCCGACGCGGTGCGCCTGTCGCCGTCTGCACGCGCCGAATTGATGGGACGGACCTGGCCCGGCAACATCCGCGAGATGGAACAAGTGCTCGATACCGCCGCCGCGCTTTGCGTCAGCTCGGTGATCGACCTTCCCGATCTGCCCCATCCGGTCGTGGCCGACCCTGCCGACGGGTCGCCCGCATCGACAAACCCATGGGACTCGCTGGAGCAGGTTTTGGTCGCCTGCGACTGGAACATGGCCCGCGCCGCGCGGCGGTTCGGGGTCAACCGCTCGACCATCCTGCGTCGGATGCGGGCCGCGGGGTTGCGCCCGCCCGAGTGAGATGTTGCGCAGGCGTTGCGCGCGCAACATGCTGCGCTGCAACGATTGTTTTTCTGTCACCCATGGCCATCGCGCACGTAGATCGCCGCAATTTTCGCACCCCATACTTCTTCTGAACACACGCACAGAGGAGGAGTTGCGATGCTCGACAGTTCAACCACCACCCAGACTCAGGAGCTTCTGGACAGCCTGAACGCCGCATTGGAGGGCGGCGATATCGACCGCGCTGCGGGGCTGTTCGCGACCGACAGCTATTGGCGTGATCTGGTTGCGGTCAGCTGGAACCTGAAGACCGTCGAAGGCCCCGAGGGCGTGGCCGATATGCTGCGCAGCCAGCTCGACCACACCCGTCCGGGCAAGTTCGAGATTCAGTCAGGCGAGATGCCCGCCGAGGAGGACGGCGTCATCACGGCTTGGCTCACATTCGAAACCGCGACCGGGCGTGGTTGGGGGTTGATGCGGATGCGCGACGGTCGGATCTGGACGTTGCTGACCGCCCTGCAAGAGCTCAAGGGGTTCGAGGAAAACCGGGGCAAACGCCGCCCGATGGGCGCAGAGCACGGCGCCAAAAAGAACCGCAGTTCGTGGAAAGAACGCCGAGAGGCGGAAGAGGCCGATCTGGGCTATGGCACCCAGCCCTATGTCGTCATCATCGGCGGTGGTCAGGGCGGCATCGCGCTTGGTGCACGGCTGCGTCAATTGGGCGTCCCGGCCATCGTTCTGGACAAACATGACCGGCCCGGCGACCAATGGCGCTCGCGCTACAAGTCGCTCTGCCTGCACGATCCGATCTGGTACGACCACCTGCCCTACATCAAGTTCCCCGACAACTGGCCGGTGTTCACGCCCAAGGACAAGGTCGGTGACTGGTTGGAGATGTACACCAAGGTCATGGAGATCAATTACTGGTCCCGCTCCGAAGTCCAGAAAGCGCGCTATGACGAGGCCTCCGGCACCTGGGAGGTCAAGGTCAACCGCGACGGCGAAGAGGTCACGCTGCGCCCCACCCAGCTCGTGCTTGCCACCGGCATGTCGGGCAAACCGAACATGCCGCAATTTCCCGGCATGGAGAGCTTCAAGGGCACGATCCAGCATTCCTCGCAACATCAGGGGCCGGATGAATGGGCCGGGAAAAAGGTCGTCGTGATCGGTTCGAACAACTCCGCCCACGACATCTGTGCCGCGCTTTGGGAGGGCGATGCCGATGTGACGATGGTCCAACGCTCCTCAACCCATATCGTGCGCTCGGATAGCCTGATGGAGATCGGCCTCGGTGCGCTTTATTCCGAGGAGGCAGTCGCCAACGGGGTGACCACCGAGAAAGCCGACATGATCTTTGCCTCCCTGCCCTACAAGATCATGCACGAATTCCAGATCCCGCTCTACGACCAGATGCGCGAACGCGACGCGGAGTTCTACCAAGGACTGGAAAAAGCCGGGTTCGATCTCGACTGGGGCGATGACGGCTCGGGCCTGTTCATGAAATACCTGCGCCGCGGCTCCGGCTATTACATCGACGTGGGCGCCAGCCAGTTGATCATCGACGGCGAGGTCAAACTCGCCAAAGGCGGCGTCGATCATTTCGAAGAAGACGCGGTCGTTTTGACCGACGGCACCCGCCTGCCCGCCGATCTGGTGGTGCTGGCCACGGGGTTCGGCTCGATGAACGGCTGGGCTGCGGATCTCATCAGTCCGGAGGTCGCGGATAAGGTCGGCAAGGTCTGGGGCCTCGGCTCCGACACCACCAAGGACCCCGGCCCCTGGGAGGGCGAACAGCGCAATATGTGGAAACCGACCCAGCAGGAGCACCTCTGGTTCATGGGCGGCAACCTGCACCAGTCGCGCCACTACTCGCTCTACCTCGCCCTGCAATTGAAAGCCCGTCTGGAGGGGATCGACACCCCTGTTTACGGCCTTCAGGAGGTGCATCACCTGTCGTGATGCGCATCGCGCGCCCGGGCTTTCTTCCCGGCCCGGGCGCAGAATTTACGAACCTAAGGAGAACCACAATGAAAGCAGCACGCTGGCATGGCGTCAAAGATATCCGCGTCGAAGACATCTCCGAACCCTCCCCTGCGGCGGGCGAGGTCAAGATCAAGGTGGCCTGGACCGGAATTTGCGGCAGCGACCTGCACGAATATCTCGCCGGGCCGATTTTCGTGCCCGTGGACGAAGAGCACCCACTCAGCCATGACAAGGCGCCGATCACCATGGGCCACGAATATTGTGGAGAAATCACCGAATTGGGCGCGGGTGTGACCGGGCTTGCCATTGGCGACCGGGTTGCCATCGAACCGATCTTTGCATGCGGCACCTGCCCCGCCTGTCATGAGGGCAAATACAATCTCTGTGAGAGCCTCGGCTTTGTCGGCCTTTCGGGCGGGCACGGCGGTTTTGCCGCGTTCTCGGTCGTGCCCGCGGGCATGGTGCACAAAATGCCGGACGCCCTGTCGATGGAGCAAGGCGCGCTGGTGGAACCAGCGGCCGTCGCACTCCATGCGGTGCGGATGTCCAAGATCAAGGCGGGCGACACGGCCGCGGTCTTTGGGGCCGGGCCGATCGGCCTCTTGGTCGTCGAGGCGCTGCGTGTCGCCGGTGCGGCCCAGATTCATGTGGTCGAACCCTCGTCCGAGCGTCGCGAAAAGGCGCT containing:
- a CDS encoding 2,3-butanediol dehydrogenase gives rise to the protein MKAARWHGVKDIRVEDISEPSPAAGEVKIKVAWTGICGSDLHEYLAGPIFVPVDEEHPLSHDKAPITMGHEYCGEITELGAGVTGLAIGDRVAIEPIFACGTCPACHEGKYNLCESLGFVGLSGGHGGFAAFSVVPAGMVHKMPDALSMEQGALVEPAAVALHAVRMSKIKAGDTAAVFGAGPIGLLVVEALRVAGAAQIHVVEPSSERREKALELGATSAIDPMSTDPVETIRTATGGVNVAFEVTGVPRVLPQCIDSTRHEGQTLIVSIWEGDAAFQPNTAVLKERQLLGTIAYRNIYPAVMELMTQGYFSADKLVTKRISIDEIVDQGFEALVAEKSQVKILVKAPE
- a CDS encoding NAD(P)/FAD-dependent oxidoreductase yields the protein MLDSSTTTQTQELLDSLNAALEGGDIDRAAGLFATDSYWRDLVAVSWNLKTVEGPEGVADMLRSQLDHTRPGKFEIQSGEMPAEEDGVITAWLTFETATGRGWGLMRMRDGRIWTLLTALQELKGFEENRGKRRPMGAEHGAKKNRSSWKERREAEEADLGYGTQPYVVIIGGGQGGIALGARLRQLGVPAIVLDKHDRPGDQWRSRYKSLCLHDPIWYDHLPYIKFPDNWPVFTPKDKVGDWLEMYTKVMEINYWSRSEVQKARYDEASGTWEVKVNRDGEEVTLRPTQLVLATGMSGKPNMPQFPGMESFKGTIQHSSQHQGPDEWAGKKVVVIGSNNSAHDICAALWEGDADVTMVQRSSTHIVRSDSLMEIGLGALYSEEAVANGVTTEKADMIFASLPYKIMHEFQIPLYDQMRERDAEFYQGLEKAGFDLDWGDDGSGLFMKYLRRGSGYYIDVGASQLIIDGEVKLAKGGVDHFEEDAVVLTDGTRLPADLVVLATGFGSMNGWAADLISPEVADKVGKVWGLGSDTTKDPGPWEGEQRNMWKPTQQEHLWFMGGNLHQSRHYSLYLALQLKARLEGIDTPVYGLQEVHHLS